In Streptomyces canus, one DNA window encodes the following:
- the hypB gene encoding hydrogenase nickel incorporation protein HypB produces the protein MCRVVDLRQAVLAKNDASAHELRADLAARGIAVVNLLSSPGSGKTALLERELLRARERAVPVAALSADLATENDAARLARSGVPVKQVLTDGLCHLEAGMLAGHLDGWLPDDTRLLFVENVGNLVCPASYDLGETLRVTLASVTEGEDKPLKYPTAFGLAHLVVVTKTDIAEAVEFDEAAFRAHVEQVNPGVEVILTSARRGQGVGALLDRALAAVDGAPVHSPVMARQPHHHGHAHPHPEATGTMAHTHS, from the coding sequence ATGTGTCGTGTCGTCGACCTGCGGCAGGCCGTACTCGCGAAGAACGACGCGAGCGCCCACGAACTGCGCGCGGACCTCGCGGCTCGGGGCATCGCTGTCGTCAACCTGCTGTCCAGTCCGGGCAGCGGCAAGACCGCGCTGCTGGAGCGCGAACTGCTGCGGGCACGGGAGCGGGCCGTTCCCGTCGCGGCGCTGAGCGCCGATCTGGCCACCGAGAACGACGCGGCCCGGCTGGCGCGTTCGGGGGTCCCCGTCAAACAGGTACTCACCGACGGACTGTGCCATCTGGAGGCGGGGATGCTCGCCGGGCACCTGGACGGGTGGCTGCCCGACGACACCCGGCTCCTGTTCGTGGAGAACGTCGGCAACCTGGTCTGCCCCGCCTCCTACGACCTGGGGGAGACACTGAGGGTCACCCTCGCCTCCGTGACGGAGGGGGAGGACAAGCCGCTCAAGTACCCCACCGCCTTCGGCCTCGCCCACCTCGTGGTGGTCACCAAGACCGACATCGCGGAGGCCGTCGAGTTCGACGAGGCGGCGTTCCGCGCGCATGTGGAGCAGGTCAACCCCGGCGTCGAGGTGATCCTGACGTCGGCACGCCGGGGACAGGGAGTAGGCGCGCTGCTCGACCGGGCGCTGGCCGCGGTGGACGGCGCACCTGTCCACTCACCGGTCATGGCCCGGCAGCCTCATCACCACGGTCACGCGCACCCGCACCCGGAGGCCACCGGCACCATGGCCCACACCCACTCGTGA
- the hypA gene encoding hydrogenase maturation nickel metallochaperone HypA codes for MHEMSVALAVVDQVEEAAARAKDVTAVRSVRLQVGELAGVVPDALAFSFELACAGTLLEGAELITEAVPGRARCTPCSHEWAVGMPPRLTCPACGGTQTDLLAGRELQIVDVHWEDGPGPEHTPTREPISEER; via the coding sequence ATGCACGAGATGTCCGTCGCGCTGGCCGTCGTCGACCAGGTGGAAGAGGCCGCCGCACGGGCCAAGGACGTCACGGCGGTGCGATCGGTACGGCTCCAGGTGGGCGAACTGGCCGGCGTCGTACCCGATGCGCTTGCCTTCTCCTTCGAACTGGCCTGCGCCGGAACCCTGCTGGAAGGCGCCGAACTGATCACGGAAGCGGTGCCGGGGCGGGCCCGCTGCACCCCGTGCTCACACGAATGGGCCGTCGGCATGCCGCCCCGGCTGACCTGCCCCGCGTGTGGCGGTACGCAGACCGACCTGCTCGCGGGCCGGGAACTGCAGATCGTCGACGTGCACTGGGAGGACGGCCCTGGCCCCGAGCACACGCCCACCCGCGAACCGATCTCCGAGGAGCGCTGA